From the genome of Halorussus caseinilyticus, one region includes:
- a CDS encoding amphi-Trp domain-containing protein has product MGDRVNLPDDRDRQRTTVTDGFFEREIHLSRQATATFLRDLADQIENDTSLTLASQEWEIPFEYREPVEVEVEFAGGREAELEVEFEFTEPRGGDELSVE; this is encoded by the coding sequence ATGGGGGACCGGGTTAACTTGCCCGACGACAGGGACCGACAGCGAACCACCGTGACCGACGGCTTCTTCGAGCGGGAAATTCACCTCTCGCGGCAGGCAACCGCCACGTTCCTCCGGGACTTGGCCGACCAAATCGAGAACGACACCAGCCTCACGCTCGCCTCCCAAGAGTGGGAGATACCCTTCGAGTACCGCGAACCGGTCGAAGTAGAAGTCGAGTTCGCGGGCGGCCGGGAGGCCGAGTTAGAAGTCGAGTTCGAGTTCACGGAACCCCGCGGCGGCGACGAACTCAGCGTGGAGTGA